One part of the Aurantibacillus circumpalustris genome encodes these proteins:
- a CDS encoding CoA transferase subunit A — MINRVVKNAEEALKDIKDGMTLMVGGFGLCGIPENCIAELVRKGTKNLTCISNNAGVDDFGLGLLLQTKQIKKMIASYVGENDEFERQMLSGELEVELVPQGTLATRCMAAGYGMPVIYTPAGVGTEVAIGKEVRKFNYNGEEKEYLMEKAFESDFALVKAWKGDTAGNLIFRSTARNFNPMMAMAGKVTIAEVEELVPAGELDPNFVHTPGIYVHRIFKGEKYEKRIEQRTVQKRA; from the coding sequence ATGATAAATAGGGTAGTAAAAAATGCTGAAGAGGCATTAAAGGATATTAAAGATGGAATGACATTAATGGTAGGAGGCTTTGGTTTATGTGGGATACCTGAGAATTGCATTGCAGAATTAGTTCGTAAAGGAACAAAAAATCTAACATGTATAAGTAATAATGCAGGTGTAGATGATTTTGGTTTAGGACTGTTGTTGCAGACCAAACAAATCAAAAAAATGATCGCAAGTTATGTTGGCGAAAATGACGAGTTCGAACGTCAAATGTTGAGCGGAGAATTGGAAGTGGAACTTGTGCCTCAGGGAACGCTAGCTACACGCTGTATGGCAGCGGGTTATGGTATGCCAGTAATATACACGCCTGCAGGTGTTGGCACCGAAGTAGCAATTGGAAAAGAAGTTCGAAAATTCAACTACAATGGTGAAGAAAAAGAATATTTAATGGAAAAAGCTTTTGAATCCGATTTTGCTTTGGTGAAGGCATGGAAGGGCGATACCGCGGGAAATCTTATTTTTAGAAGTACTGCACGTAATTTTAATCCCATGATGGCCATGGCTGGTAAAGTTACTATTGCTGAGGTAGAAGAACTTGTGCCAGCTGGCGAACTTGATCCTAACTTTGTACACACACCAGGAATATACGTTCACAGAATTTTTAAAGGTGAAAAATATGAAAAACGTATTGAGCAAAGAACAGTGCAAAAAAGAGCATAA